A single genomic interval of Persephonella atlantica harbors:
- a CDS encoding metal ABC transporter permease, protein MELLSIPFLQNAVIGGVLLAILLSVLSLFIYLKNWSFINIGISHATFGGLAVGFYLGLSPTLFGMLFAVFTGILIGYISKKGNIHEDISIGVLFSLSMAFGVIVITLSPNYNTDLFTFLFGNILTISREDVILLFMFSVISLGFVYFSFGKIMFCCYNEEVAYVSGINTAFYYYSLIIIIAVATVLSVKLVGVILSSAMMIIPAAFANQFFWHYRKMLIFSLSSSIFMVIAGIYISFLFDLPSGATIVFMYAALFVTVVASKKIFQRK, encoded by the coding sequence ATGGAACTGCTGAGCATTCCTTTCTTGCAGAATGCAGTTATTGGCGGTGTTTTACTTGCCATATTACTTTCTGTCCTTTCGTTATTTATATATCTTAAGAACTGGTCTTTTATCAACATAGGAATATCTCATGCCACATTTGGAGGCCTTGCTGTTGGTTTTTACCTTGGTTTATCTCCAACTTTGTTTGGGATGTTATTTGCTGTTTTTACAGGTATCTTAATAGGGTATATAAGCAAAAAGGGCAATATACATGAGGACATATCTATAGGAGTTCTGTTTTCTCTCTCTATGGCATTTGGTGTTATCGTGATAACACTTTCCCCAAATTATAATACAGACCTTTTTACATTTTTGTTTGGAAACATTCTAACTATAAGCAGAGAAGATGTAATACTGCTTTTTATGTTCAGCGTTATTTCTCTTGGTTTTGTGTACTTTTCTTTTGGTAAGATAATGTTCTGTTGCTATAACGAAGAAGTGGCCTATGTTAGCGGAATAAATACTGCCTTTTACTATTACAGCCTGATAATTATTATTGCTGTTGCCACGGTTCTGTCTGTTAAGCTTGTTGGTGTTATACTCTCTTCAGCTATGATGATAATTCCAGCTGCTTTTGCCAATCAATTTTTCTGGCATTACAGGAAGATGCTCATATTTTCACTAAGTTCAAGTATTTTTATGGTGATTGCAGGTATATATATATCTTTCCTTTTTGATCTTCCATCAGGTGCAACTATTGTTTTTATGTATGCTGCTTTATTTGTAACTGTTGTTGCTTCGAAGAAAATATTTCAGAGAAAGTAA
- the secD gene encoding protein translocase subunit SecD, which translates to MKTELKWKLIGVFAILVASIYFVISKPIKLGLDLQGGMSIILEVDVEHVIKTQYKQLAQDIRKKLKENNIDVLSLKVSEEKLIISLLDPTLNEKAYKVIKDNFPQVDVQISDGILNASFSQWELNRIKKLTVQQAVETIRNRIDEFGKLNANVSKLGERRILVEIPGVVDPDRAKAIIGRTAQLELLEVVDSAYSKEELLKRYPEGIPEGTKILEGIPEEINGQKVKEWFLVKDTPIVTGSQLKDARASVDSRGKPAVNFELTDEGASIFGEATAKLIGKRIAIVLDNKVVSAPVVRSRISKSGQITGDFTPEEAADLAVVLRAGALPAPVHILEERVIGPTLGKDSIDKTLKAGIAALILVGLFMIWRYAISGFISVVALLFNGLLIWATIVFLDITLTLPGIAGIILNIGMAVDANVIIFERIKEELKRGRTLRVSVEEGFKRAWDAILDAQITTLIAAFVLFQFGTGPLKGFAATLSIGTVTSIFTALFVTKLFLDIILGGKKSLKYAF; encoded by the coding sequence TTGAAAACAGAGCTGAAGTGGAAACTGATTGGAGTATTTGCCATTTTAGTTGCGTCTATATACTTTGTAATCTCAAAACCTATAAAACTTGGACTTGACCTTCAAGGAGGGATGAGTATCATCCTTGAGGTTGATGTTGAGCACGTTATAAAAACACAGTATAAACAGCTGGCACAGGATATTAGAAAAAAACTGAAAGAAAACAATATTGACGTCCTCAGTCTAAAGGTTTCAGAAGAAAAGTTAATCATCTCTCTCCTTGACCCAACTTTAAATGAAAAAGCATACAAAGTTATCAAAGATAACTTTCCTCAAGTAGATGTTCAGATTTCTGATGGTATTCTGAATGCGTCTTTTTCCCAGTGGGAACTAAACAGAATCAAAAAACTCACTGTACAGCAGGCTGTTGAAACAATAAGGAACAGGATAGATGAGTTTGGGAAACTGAACGCCAATGTTTCAAAGCTTGGTGAGAGAAGAATATTAGTTGAAATACCCGGGGTCGTTGACCCAGATAGAGCAAAAGCCATCATAGGAAGAACAGCCCAATTAGAGCTTCTTGAAGTCGTTGACTCTGCTTATTCTAAAGAAGAGCTTCTAAAAAGATACCCAGAAGGAATCCCTGAAGGAACAAAGATATTAGAGGGAATTCCTGAAGAGATTAATGGACAAAAGGTAAAAGAATGGTTTTTGGTAAAAGATACACCTATTGTTACCGGTTCACAGCTTAAAGATGCAAGAGCTTCTGTTGATTCAAGGGGAAAACCTGCAGTCAACTTTGAACTGACAGATGAAGGAGCTTCCATATTTGGAGAGGCAACAGCAAAACTTATAGGCAAAAGAATAGCAATCGTTTTAGATAATAAAGTTGTGTCTGCTCCTGTGGTAAGGTCAAGAATATCAAAATCTGGACAGATTACAGGGGATTTCACTCCTGAAGAAGCTGCAGACCTTGCTGTTGTTCTGAGAGCTGGAGCACTGCCTGCACCTGTTCACATATTAGAAGAGAGGGTGATAGGACCTACACTTGGTAAAGACTCTATAGACAAAACGCTAAAGGCTGGGATTGCAGCACTTATTTTAGTTGGACTATTTATGATTTGGCGTTATGCCATATCAGGTTTTATATCTGTTGTGGCATTACTTTTTAACGGTCTTTTGATATGGGCTACGATAGTGTTTTTAGATATTACCCTAACACTTCCGGGTATAGCAGGTATTATTCTTAACATTGGTATGGCTGTCGATGCCAACGTGATTATTTTTGAGAGAATAAAAGAAGAGTTAAAAAGAGGTAGGACGCTGAGAGTATCTGTTGAAGAAGGTTTCAAAAGAGCATGGGATGCCATATTAGATGCCCAGATAACAACATTGATAGCAGCCTTTGTTTTGTTCCAGTTTGGAACTGGTCCACTGAAAGGATTTGCTGCAACACTATCTATAGGAACAGTTACTTCCATATTTACAGCTTTATTTGTTACAAAACTGTTCCTTGACATCATTTTAGGCGGTAAAAAATCATTAAAATACGCATTTTAA
- a CDS encoding FeoA family protein produces the protein MKLSEAEKGKRYRICSLKFPPHMKRKLLELGLFPGQEIEIVQDAPFGGPVKIKVKDYCLALRRSEAENIEVEEKNGR, from the coding sequence ATGAAACTATCTGAAGCAGAAAAAGGAAAGAGATACAGGATATGTAGCCTGAAATTCCCTCCACATATGAAAAGGAAACTGCTTGAGCTTGGCTTATTTCCCGGTCAGGAGATAGAGATTGTTCAGGATGCCCCTTTTGGTGGTCCTGTAAAGATAAAAGTGAAAGATTACTGTCTGGCACTGAGAAGGTCTGAAGCTGAAAATATTGAGGTAGAGGAAAAAAATGGCAGATAA
- a CDS encoding RsmE family RNA methyltransferase, with protein MGYPRFLGVVEGNQFIIQDEEYHHAKVRRVKEGYKIEINDLQGNIYLGIVTCIDKKSIKGEILQKIPVIEDNFCVNLFLGMPNKLSKIDELIPSITELGVKNFIPVITHNTAVKEKDILKKLPKWEKISLNAIKQCRRLFPVQINRPVSTDKISPASAVKIAFYEKEKEKILKDIKFSADSVDIFIGAEGGITDEEIKMLKSKGFETFSLGPYILRMETAVITGLCQVNFVFR; from the coding sequence ATGGGATATCCAAGATTTTTAGGAGTTGTGGAAGGAAACCAGTTTATTATTCAGGATGAAGAGTACCATCACGCAAAGGTAAGAAGAGTAAAAGAAGGATACAAAATAGAGATTAACGATTTGCAGGGAAATATCTATCTTGGCATTGTAACCTGTATAGATAAAAAAAGTATAAAGGGAGAGATTCTTCAGAAAATTCCTGTTATAGAAGATAATTTTTGTGTAAATCTTTTTTTGGGCATGCCTAACAAACTGTCTAAGATTGATGAGCTGATACCATCCATAACAGAGCTTGGAGTGAAAAATTTTATACCTGTAATTACCCATAACACGGCAGTGAAAGAAAAAGATATACTGAAAAAACTGCCTAAATGGGAAAAGATATCTTTAAATGCCATAAAACAGTGCAGAAGACTGTTTCCTGTTCAGATAAACAGACCTGTTTCCACCGACAAAATATCTCCTGCCTCTGCTGTAAAAATTGCTTTTTATGAAAAGGAAAAAGAAAAAATCCTCAAAGATATAAAATTTTCAGCCGATAGCGTAGACATCTTTATAGGTGCAGAAGGAGGAATAACAGATGAAGAGATTAAAATGTTAAAAAGTAAAGGATTTGAAACATTTTCCCTTGGACCTTACATACTGCGAATGGAGACAGCAGTGATAACAGGATTATGTCAAGTAAATTTTGTTTTCAGATAG
- a CDS encoding zinc-binding dehydrogenase: protein MRAAYYTQHGDYENIKVGILPDPIIEENEVLVRVKAFSLNHLDIWVMEGKYPAEIPMPHIFASDAAGVVEKVGTGVKNIKVGDKVIVYPGISCGRCEKCLSGQDNLCSEYFLLGVLNNGVSAEYVKVPAVNIFKIPDGLSFEEAASIGITYTTMWHSLVSRSKIKPGDTVLIHGGGSGVGTAGIQIAKLHGATVITTVGDDWKVEKAREIGADYIINYKSMDFYQAVKEITEGRMCDVVIDHIGKETLPKSIDCAKRGGNVVTFGATTGGDVELTLRKIFGKNIIIHGVYMGTKGEVAHYLNFFPNKLKPVIDSVYELDDVKEAYKKLLSRQFFGKIVVRV from the coding sequence ATGAGGGCTGCTTACTATACCCAGCATGGAGATTATGAGAACATAAAAGTAGGAATTCTTCCGGACCCTATCATTGAGGAAAATGAAGTTTTAGTTAGAGTTAAAGCATTTTCTTTAAATCATCTTGATATCTGGGTTATGGAAGGAAAATATCCTGCAGAAATTCCTATGCCCCATATTTTTGCCTCTGATGCAGCTGGAGTTGTTGAAAAAGTGGGAACAGGCGTTAAAAACATAAAAGTTGGTGATAAAGTTATAGTTTATCCTGGGATATCCTGTGGTAGGTGTGAAAAATGTCTGTCAGGACAGGATAACCTGTGTAGTGAATACTTTCTTTTAGGTGTTCTAAATAATGGTGTATCTGCTGAATATGTAAAGGTTCCTGCTGTTAATATTTTTAAAATTCCTGATGGACTTTCTTTTGAAGAAGCTGCATCAATAGGAATAACATACACCACAATGTGGCACTCTCTTGTTAGCAGAAGTAAGATTAAACCGGGGGATACTGTTTTGATACACGGAGGAGGTAGTGGCGTCGGAACAGCAGGGATACAGATAGCAAAACTCCATGGTGCAACAGTGATTACCACAGTAGGAGATGACTGGAAAGTGGAGAAAGCAAGGGAGATAGGAGCTGACTACATAATTAACTATAAATCCATGGATTTTTATCAGGCTGTAAAGGAGATAACAGAAGGCAGAATGTGTGATGTTGTTATAGACCACATAGGAAAAGAAACTCTGCCAAAATCTATTGACTGTGCAAAAAGGGGCGGAAATGTTGTTACATTCGGGGCAACGACAGGTGGAGATGTTGAGCTAACTTTAAGAAAAATCTTTGGCAAGAATATAATCATACACGGCGTTTATATGGGAACAAAAGGAGAAGTAGCCCACTATCTGAACTTTTTCCCAAATAAACTAAAACCGGTGATAGATAGTGTTTATGAACTTGATGATGTGAAAGAAGCTTATAAGAAACTTCTCAGCAGGCAGTTTTTTGGGAAGATAGTTGTGAGAGTATAA
- the hemB gene encoding porphobilinogen synthase gives MAYPIHRLRRLRKNENIRRLVRENHISVDDLIYPLFIEEGKNIKKEIPSMPGIYRWSLDRIDEELEEVSNLNIPAVLLFGIPEHKDQVGSQTWNEEGIIQRAIRHIKENYPQLYIITDVCFCEYTEHGHCGVLHNNDVANDITLENTKKQVISHAQAGADMVAPSGMMDGVVKAIREALDGAGFTDIPIMAYSAKYASSYYGPFRDAADSAPAFGDRRTYQMDPANRREALREVSFDIEEGADIVMVKPALAYLDIISDVKREFKLPVAAYNVSGEYSMIKAAGKLGWIDENKVMMETVLSMKRAGADIVITYHAKEIARLLK, from the coding sequence ATGGCCTATCCAATTCATAGATTAAGAAGATTGAGAAAAAACGAGAATATAAGAAGATTAGTGAGAGAAAATCATATATCGGTTGATGACCTTATATATCCACTGTTTATTGAAGAAGGGAAAAATATCAAAAAAGAGATACCTTCAATGCCCGGGATATATAGGTGGTCTTTAGACAGGATAGATGAAGAGTTGGAAGAAGTTTCTAATCTCAACATACCTGCCGTTCTTCTGTTTGGCATTCCAGAGCACAAAGACCAGGTAGGCTCACAGACCTGGAACGAGGAAGGGATTATACAAAGAGCAATCAGACATATAAAAGAAAACTATCCACAACTGTATATTATCACAGATGTTTGCTTCTGTGAGTATACCGAGCACGGACACTGTGGTGTTTTGCATAACAACGATGTTGCAAACGACATAACGCTGGAAAACACAAAAAAACAGGTTATATCCCATGCTCAGGCAGGAGCTGACATGGTTGCCCCGTCTGGTATGATGGACGGCGTTGTAAAGGCAATAAGGGAAGCATTAGATGGTGCAGGTTTTACTGATATCCCTATAATGGCATACTCTGCAAAGTATGCTTCCTCATACTATGGACCATTCAGAGATGCTGCAGATTCAGCTCCAGCTTTTGGAGATAGGAGAACCTACCAGATGGACCCTGCAAACAGAAGGGAAGCTTTAAGGGAAGTGTCTTTTGATATAGAGGAAGGAGCAGACATTGTTATGGTAAAACCTGCCCTTGCATACCTTGACATAATTAGTGACGTGAAAAGAGAGTTTAAACTTCCTGTTGCAGCCTACAACGTTAGTGGCGAGTACTCAATGATTAAAGCAGCTGGAAAATTAGGATGGATTGACGAAAATAAAGTTATGATGGAAACTGTTTTGTCAATGAAAAGGGCAGGAGCTGACATAGTCATCACATATCACGCAAAAGAGATAGCAAGGTTGTTAAAATGA
- a CDS encoding site-2 protease family protein → MDFNIINLIFMIPALLFAVIIHELGHGIVAYRLGDPTPKLAGRLTFNPIPHIDPLGSIILPALLIILKAPILFGWAKPVPINAMNFRKLGYRKGMAVTAFAGPGINFTAAVFFGVFYQLLSSSQVLIAIDSTLGRGFIDSVITPLLIFFQYSVSINVILAIFNLLPIPPLDGGRILMSFLPPHMEQKLEPLEQWGFFIVILLLMVGILNYVILPPYFFFTSVLLGR, encoded by the coding sequence ATGGACTTTAACATAATAAATCTTATCTTTATGATACCTGCTCTGTTGTTTGCTGTTATTATTCATGAGCTGGGGCATGGCATTGTTGCATATAGGCTTGGAGACCCTACTCCAAAACTGGCAGGTAGACTCACCTTTAACCCTATTCCTCACATAGACCCTTTAGGTTCTATAATACTTCCTGCTCTGCTTATCATACTCAAAGCCCCTATTTTATTTGGATGGGCAAAACCTGTTCCTATTAACGCTATGAATTTCAGGAAGTTAGGCTATCGGAAAGGTATGGCTGTTACAGCATTTGCAGGTCCCGGCATAAACTTTACAGCAGCTGTCTTTTTTGGAGTTTTTTATCAGCTCTTATCCAGCTCACAGGTACTTATTGCTATAGATTCTACCCTTGGAAGAGGGTTTATAGACAGCGTGATAACCCCTTTACTTATATTTTTCCAGTACTCTGTCAGTATCAATGTTATTCTTGCTATTTTTAACCTACTGCCTATACCTCCATTAGATGGAGGAAGGATTTTGATGAGTTTCTTGCCTCCCCATATGGAGCAAAAACTGGAGCCTTTAGAACAGTGGGGATTTTTTATTGTTATTCTGCTTCTTATGGTAGGGATTTTAAACTATGTTATACTCCCCCCTTACTTTTTCTTTACCAGTGTTTTACTTGGCCGTTGA
- a CDS encoding metal ABC transporter ATP-binding protein, with protein sequence METVLYAKGLTVKLNGKIIIEDINLEIRKGEIIAIVGPNGGGKTTLIKSCLGLVKPCRGYVEVLGLKPTEVIKTGKIGYLPQKSETPTHFPFSALDIVMFGLTNTKLTRKEKIERARQYISYVGMKGFENYPYSRLSGGQQQRISIARVLVSEPEIVFLDEPSTGIDVVAQESFYDFLKKIRDEKGVTVVMVSHDVGVVGKFVDKVAGLNRFLHYYGSPKDFFQKHVLQKLYGSDIELIIHSPECVACEHFHADFKGKM encoded by the coding sequence ATGGAAACTGTTCTCTATGCTAAAGGACTTACTGTAAAGCTTAACGGAAAGATTATTATAGAGGATATCAATCTTGAAATAAGAAAAGGCGAGATTATAGCTATTGTGGGACCCAATGGCGGAGGAAAAACAACTCTTATAAAGAGTTGTCTTGGTCTTGTAAAACCCTGCAGAGGTTATGTGGAAGTTTTAGGACTGAAACCTACAGAAGTAATAAAAACAGGCAAGATAGGGTATCTTCCTCAAAAATCAGAAACTCCTACCCATTTTCCATTTTCTGCACTTGATATTGTTATGTTTGGTCTTACCAATACAAAGCTTACCAGGAAAGAAAAAATAGAAAGGGCAAGACAGTACATCAGTTATGTTGGGATGAAAGGGTTTGAAAACTATCCCTACAGCAGGCTTTCCGGCGGACAGCAACAGAGGATTTCTATTGCCCGTGTTTTAGTATCTGAACCTGAGATAGTCTTTCTTGATGAACCGTCAACAGGTATAGATGTTGTTGCTCAAGAGAGCTTTTATGATTTTCTGAAAAAAATAAGAGATGAAAAAGGCGTTACTGTAGTTATGGTTTCCCACGATGTTGGCGTTGTAGGAAAGTTTGTTGACAAGGTTGCCGGTCTGAACAGATTTCTTCATTACTATGGCTCGCCTAAAGATTTTTTCCAAAAACATGTGCTACAGAAACTTTACGGTTCAGACATAGAGCTTATTATTCACTCTCCTGAATGTGTTGCATGTGAACATTTTCACGCAGATTTTAAAGGGAAAATGTAA
- the secF gene encoding protein translocase subunit SecF produces MRNFLDKTPNIDFLKIKKQGYIVSTLLVIASLVIIFTKGFNLGLDFTGGTSIQVKFANRVDISQIRAALRLVNLQDSMIQEIGTEKVEYEIRVSLKKGKSSEIVQKVKKALKEKFGDRFEIRKIDYIGAVVGEELRKASVYSIVAVLVAILLYVGYRFEPVFAIGAVIPLFHDAIITLGIFALIGEEVNLAVIAAILTVLGYSLNDTIIIFDRIRENIKLRGKKNLLQLVNQSINENLSRTIITSGTTLFSVLALYLFGGESLKGFALALLIGIIFGTYSSIYVASPLVVDLDRFFRKKTAGEGKTSKAA; encoded by the coding sequence ATGAGAAACTTTTTAGATAAAACTCCAAATATAGATTTTTTAAAGATAAAAAAACAAGGATACATAGTATCAACCCTTTTAGTGATTGCAAGTTTAGTGATTATATTCACAAAAGGTTTTAACTTGGGACTGGACTTTACTGGAGGAACATCAATACAGGTAAAGTTTGCCAACAGAGTTGATATATCCCAGATAAGGGCAGCCTTGAGGCTGGTAAATCTTCAGGATTCTATGATACAGGAGATAGGGACAGAAAAGGTTGAATATGAGATAAGGGTTTCGCTGAAAAAAGGTAAATCTTCAGAGATTGTCCAGAAAGTTAAAAAAGCCCTAAAGGAAAAGTTTGGAGACAGATTTGAAATCAGGAAGATAGACTACATTGGGGCTGTCGTTGGTGAGGAACTGAGAAAAGCCAGCGTCTACTCTATTGTTGCCGTTTTAGTGGCTATACTGCTTTATGTTGGGTACAGGTTTGAACCTGTATTTGCTATAGGAGCGGTTATTCCTCTATTCCACGATGCAATCATAACCCTTGGCATATTTGCCCTTATAGGAGAAGAGGTAAACCTTGCGGTTATAGCTGCAATACTGACAGTTTTAGGTTATTCACTGAATGACACGATAATAATATTTGACAGGATAAGGGAAAACATAAAGCTTAGAGGAAAGAAAAACCTCCTTCAGCTTGTTAACCAGAGCATTAACGAAAACCTGTCAAGAACTATCATAACATCTGGGACAACGCTGTTTTCTGTTCTTGCCCTGTACCTGTTTGGAGGTGAATCTCTGAAAGGATTTGCCCTCGCACTGCTTATAGGAATAATATTTGGGACATACTCATCCATATACGTTGCCTCACCACTGGTTGTAGATCTGGACAGGTTTTTCAGGAAAAAAACAGCAGGAGAAGGAAAAACATCAAAAGCTGCTTAA
- the feoB gene encoding ferrous iron transport protein B — MADKIIKVAVAGNPNTGKTTLINAIAGTNLHVGNWPGVTLEKKEARFKYRDYEIHLIDLPGTYSLSNDTAEEKIAVEFLIKEKPDVVIDVVDSTNLERNLYLTVQLLELEAPLVVALNMWDEAKSKGIDIDVEKLEKLLCIRAVPTSAVKEEGIKELLDAVIEIYERKEKPKCVLHFEDQVEEHIKGLIDKIKEVQPILLDLYPARYLALSLIEGNTSFIDLSLSEDIQKYVQNVRKEIEKLYHKDPVTFIVEERYSIIISIYEQVVKKHVVKSVDITFLLDKVFLHKLFGLPIFFLLMWILFEFTFELSSPYVDWLDETLSSFIAPLTAQLLSSLGASEWLQSFVSEGIIGGVGFVLVFVPVLFFLYVFMAFLEGSGYMARAAFLMDRFMSVLGLSGKSFIPMIIGFGCNVPAVYATRTLENPKEKILTVLMIPFMSCGARLTVYAFFVTIFFTQHKTAVIMSLYLLGIAVAVIIAFILQKTYFKSQSLPFILELPPYRLPTMRFILRNAWIKTRAFLYEAGTFILATSVVIWFLLHFPVGVKKTEDSVFGHISKAIAPVFEPLGFGNWQAAGALMSGFVAKEVVIATMGNIYAGEVIQETEEEKIDIKEKLVQMGTGFLQANVEAGKKLLSIFGIDLAGGEEEEEFEKTLLDTVKNAFTPLTAFSFLVFLLLYTPCMATVFAIKQELGSWKWAGISVVISFTSAWIVSFTVYHIGKIFF, encoded by the coding sequence ATGGCAGATAAGATTATAAAAGTTGCCGTTGCAGGAAATCCCAACACCGGAAAAACCACACTTATAAATGCAATAGCAGGAACAAATCTCCACGTTGGAAACTGGCCGGGTGTTACGTTAGAGAAAAAGGAAGCCCGTTTTAAATATAGAGATTATGAAATCCATCTTATAGACCTGCCGGGAACTTACAGCCTCAGCAACGACACAGCAGAGGAAAAGATTGCCGTTGAGTTTCTGATAAAAGAAAAGCCTGATGTTGTTATTGATGTTGTTGATTCTACCAATTTAGAGAGAAACCTTTATCTTACAGTGCAGCTGCTTGAACTTGAAGCTCCTTTAGTTGTTGCACTGAATATGTGGGATGAAGCAAAATCAAAAGGTATTGATATAGATGTTGAAAAGTTAGAAAAACTGCTGTGCATAAGAGCCGTTCCAACTTCAGCTGTAAAAGAAGAAGGAATTAAAGAGCTGTTAGATGCTGTTATTGAGATATATGAGAGGAAAGAAAAGCCTAAATGTGTTCTCCATTTTGAAGACCAGGTTGAAGAGCATATAAAGGGACTTATAGACAAAATAAAAGAGGTGCAACCTATTCTGTTAGACCTGTATCCAGCGAGATATTTAGCCCTTTCACTTATTGAAGGAAATACATCATTTATTGACCTGTCTCTAAGTGAAGATATACAAAAGTACGTACAGAACGTAAGAAAAGAGATAGAGAAGCTTTACCACAAAGATCCTGTAACATTTATAGTGGAAGAGAGATACTCAATCATAATCAGTATATACGAACAGGTTGTCAAAAAACATGTTGTAAAGTCTGTTGATATAACCTTTTTACTGGACAAGGTTTTTCTCCACAAACTGTTTGGACTGCCGATATTTTTCCTGCTTATGTGGATTTTGTTTGAGTTTACCTTTGAGCTTTCTTCCCCTTATGTGGACTGGTTAGACGAAACATTAAGCTCTTTCATTGCGCCTTTGACAGCACAGCTGCTTTCTTCCTTGGGGGCATCTGAATGGCTCCAGTCTTTTGTGTCTGAAGGTATTATCGGAGGAGTTGGCTTTGTACTGGTTTTTGTTCCTGTTCTGTTTTTCCTGTACGTGTTTATGGCTTTTTTAGAAGGAAGTGGATATATGGCACGGGCTGCATTTCTGATGGATAGATTTATGTCTGTGCTGGGATTGAGCGGGAAATCTTTTATTCCTATGATTATTGGTTTTGGATGTAATGTTCCTGCTGTTTATGCAACCAGAACCCTTGAAAATCCAAAGGAAAAAATACTGACTGTATTGATGATTCCTTTCATGTCCTGTGGAGCACGGCTTACTGTTTATGCATTTTTTGTTACTATATTCTTTACACAGCACAAAACGGCAGTCATAATGTCTCTTTATCTTCTTGGTATTGCTGTTGCTGTTATTATAGCTTTTATTCTTCAGAAAACGTACTTTAAATCCCAATCTCTCCCATTTATTTTAGAGCTTCCTCCTTACAGACTTCCAACGATGAGATTCATCCTCAGAAATGCATGGATAAAAACAAGGGCTTTTCTGTACGAGGCAGGGACATTTATTCTCGCCACCTCTGTTGTTATATGGTTTTTACTTCATTTTCCTGTAGGCGTTAAAAAAACAGAAGACTCTGTTTTTGGACATATCAGTAAAGCAATAGCTCCTGTTTTTGAACCTCTTGGTTTTGGAAACTGGCAGGCAGCAGGGGCATTGATGTCAGGGTTTGTTGCAAAGGAAGTTGTTATAGCCACTATGGGAAATATATATGCAGGAGAAGTTATTCAGGAAACAGAAGAAGAAAAAATAGACATAAAAGAAAAGCTTGTCCAGATGGGAACGGGATTTTTGCAGGCTAATGTTGAAGCAGGAAAGAAACTCCTCAGCATATTTGGAATAGATTTAGCTGGCGGTGAAGAGGAGGAAGAGTTTGAAAAAACACTGCTTGACACAGTGAAGAATGCCTTTACACCTCTTACAGCGTTTTCTTTTCTTGTATTTTTACTCCTTTACACTCCCTGTATGGCAACAGTGTTTGCCATAAAGCAAGAGCTTGGCAGCTGGAAGTGGGCAGGAATATCTGTTGTTATCAGTTTTACCTCTGCGTGGATTGTTTCTTTTACTGTTTATCACATAGGAAAGATATTTTTTTAA